In the Sinorhizobium arboris LMG 14919 genome, one interval contains:
- the pheT gene encoding phenylalanine--tRNA ligase subunit beta, which yields MKFTLSWLKDHLETDASLEEICARLTMIGLEVEDVDDKAAFKPFVIAKVISAEQHPNADKLRVLMVDTGSGEPVQVVCGAPNARKGLVGAFAAPGTYVPGIGVTLSVGSIRGVESRGMMCSEKELEISDDHTGIIDLPEDAPVGASYADYAGLDDPIIEINLTPNRPDCTSVHGIARDLAASGLGTLKTRPAPSFAVEGETPVKVRLDLGEDSHLCPGFALRLVRGVRNGPSPAWMRQRLTAIGLRPINALVDITNYMTFDQGRPLHVFDAAKVAGSLTVRRAEEGEKVLALDTREYTLTPANVVIADEEGVESIGGIMGGEHSGCDEATTDVLIESALWDPMNIAKTGRTLGIITDARYRFERGVDPEYMVPGLERATELVLELCGGTAAKMDVVGYDGHESKLVDFPVSEVKRLTGLEVSSEESVSILKKLGFGVEGSGERLTVAVPSWRPDIDGKADLVEEVMRIHGVDNIQAAPLPSHNAVNGKILTVLQTRTRQARRALASRGMLETVTWSFIPEGHAKLFGGGRPELKLANPIAADMSDMRPSLLPGLLAAAQRNADKGYGDVAIFEVSGTYEGDTPEAQRRVAGGVRRGTASLNGAGRLWSNAAKGGGKPVDVFDAKADAVAVLEACGVPMANVQFEAGGPAWYHPGRSATIRLGPKIVLGAFGEFHPKTLDALDVSGPLSGFEIYIDAMPEPKRKATRTKPALELSPFQAVKRDFAFVVDKAVEAAAIVRAASGADRKLVTAVNVFDVFEGASLGEGRKSVAIEVTIQPVERTLTDEDFEALTARIVANVAKSTGGVLRA from the coding sequence ATGAAGTTCACGCTTTCCTGGCTGAAGGACCATCTGGAAACCGACGCCTCGCTCGAGGAAATCTGCGCCCGCCTGACGATGATCGGGCTGGAAGTGGAGGATGTCGACGACAAGGCAGCCTTCAAGCCCTTCGTCATCGCCAAGGTGATCTCCGCCGAGCAGCACCCGAATGCCGACAAGCTCAGAGTGCTGATGGTCGATACCGGCTCCGGCGAGCCGGTGCAGGTCGTTTGCGGCGCGCCGAATGCGCGCAAGGGCCTCGTCGGCGCCTTTGCCGCGCCCGGCACCTACGTGCCCGGCATCGGCGTGACGCTCTCCGTCGGCAGCATCCGCGGCGTCGAGAGCCGCGGCATGATGTGCTCGGAAAAGGAGCTGGAGATCTCCGACGATCACACCGGCATCATCGATCTGCCCGAGGATGCGCCCGTAGGCGCCAGCTATGCGGACTATGCCGGTCTCGACGATCCGATCATCGAGATCAACCTGACGCCGAACCGGCCGGATTGCACCAGCGTCCACGGTATCGCCCGCGATCTTGCGGCCTCCGGGCTCGGCACCCTGAAGACGCGGCCGGCACCGTCCTTCGCCGTGGAAGGCGAGACGCCGGTAAAGGTCCGGCTCGATCTCGGCGAAGACAGCCATCTCTGCCCCGGCTTCGCGCTTCGCCTCGTGCGCGGCGTGAGGAACGGCCCGAGCCCCGCATGGATGCGCCAACGGCTGACGGCCATCGGCCTTCGGCCGATCAACGCGCTGGTCGACATCACCAATTACATGACTTTCGATCAGGGCCGCCCGCTGCACGTCTTCGACGCGGCGAAGGTTGCGGGCAGCCTGACGGTGCGCCGGGCAGAAGAGGGCGAGAAGGTGCTGGCGCTCGACACGCGCGAATACACGCTCACGCCGGCAAATGTGGTGATCGCCGACGAAGAAGGTGTCGAATCGATCGGTGGCATCATGGGCGGCGAGCATTCCGGCTGCGACGAGGCAACGACCGACGTGCTGATCGAATCGGCGCTCTGGGATCCGATGAACATCGCCAAGACCGGCCGCACGCTCGGCATTATTACCGACGCGCGCTACCGCTTCGAGCGCGGCGTCGATCCGGAATACATGGTGCCGGGCCTCGAGCGGGCGACCGAGTTGGTGCTTGAGCTTTGCGGCGGCACCGCGGCGAAGATGGACGTCGTCGGTTATGACGGCCACGAGTCCAAGCTCGTCGACTTCCCGGTCTCGGAGGTCAAGCGCCTTACCGGGCTCGAGGTCTCCTCCGAGGAAAGCGTCTCCATCCTCAAGAAGCTCGGCTTCGGCGTGGAAGGCTCCGGCGAACGCCTGACGGTAGCCGTTCCCTCCTGGCGGCCGGACATCGACGGCAAGGCGGACCTGGTGGAGGAGGTCATGCGCATCCATGGCGTCGACAATATCCAGGCGGCTCCGCTTCCGAGCCATAACGCCGTCAACGGCAAGATCCTGACGGTGCTGCAGACCCGCACGCGCCAGGCGAGGCGCGCGCTGGCAAGTCGCGGCATGCTCGAAACCGTCACCTGGTCCTTCATCCCGGAAGGGCATGCCAAGCTCTTCGGGGGCGGCCGGCCGGAACTCAAACTCGCCAACCCGATCGCCGCGGACATGTCCGACATGCGCCCGTCGCTTCTGCCGGGACTTCTGGCCGCGGCACAGCGCAATGCCGACAAGGGCTACGGCGATGTCGCCATTTTCGAGGTCTCGGGCACCTATGAAGGCGACACGCCCGAGGCGCAGCGGCGTGTCGCTGGCGGCGTGCGCCGCGGCACTGCGTCGCTCAACGGCGCCGGCCGGCTGTGGTCGAATGCCGCAAAGGGCGGCGGCAAGCCGGTCGATGTCTTCGACGCGAAGGCGGATGCGGTCGCGGTGCTCGAGGCCTGCGGCGTGCCGATGGCCAACGTCCAGTTCGAGGCCGGCGGCCCGGCCTGGTATCATCCCGGCCGTTCGGCGACGATCAGGCTCGGCCCGAAGATCGTCCTCGGTGCTTTCGGTGAGTTCCACCCGAAGACCCTCGACGCGCTCGATGTCTCAGGACCGCTTTCAGGTTTTGAGATCTACATCGATGCGATGCCGGAGCCGAAGAGGAAGGCGACGCGCACTAAGCCGGCGCTGGAGCTTTCGCCCTTCCAGGCGGTCAAACGCGACTTCGCCTTCGTCGTCGACAAGGCGGTAGAGGCCGCCGCGATCGTCAGGGCCGCCTCGGGCGCCGATCGGAAACTGGTGACGGCCGTCAACGTCTTCGACGTCTTCGAAGGCGCATCCCTCGGCGAGGGCAGGAAATCGGTGGCGATCGAAGTAACGATCCAGCCCGTCGAGCGCACGCTGACGGACGAGGATTTCGAGGCGCTGACCGCCCGGATCGTCGCCAATGTTGCGAAGAGCACGGGCGGCGTGCTGCGCGCCTGA
- a CDS encoding nuclear transport factor 2 family protein, with protein sequence MSEEQAISAVVHLYVDGMAFANEGALRKAFHPGASIVGNSGEAVEWLTRDAFIAAIVKEGAAPPDAQPLMEVEMIHITGDVASVKVIDEFAGARYSDYLSLLKVDGRWLIVNKVWHRHG encoded by the coding sequence ATGTCCGAAGAGCAGGCCATCAGCGCGGTTGTCCATCTCTATGTCGACGGTATGGCCTTCGCCAATGAGGGAGCGTTGCGCAAGGCTTTCCATCCGGGCGCGTCGATCGTCGGCAACTCAGGCGAAGCCGTCGAGTGGCTGACGCGCGACGCCTTCATCGCCGCAATCGTGAAGGAAGGCGCGGCGCCGCCGGACGCGCAGCCGCTCATGGAAGTGGAGATGATCCACATCACCGGCGACGTCGCCAGCGTGAAGGTGATCGATGAGTTCGCCGGCGCGCGCTATTCGGACTATCTGTCGCTGTTGAAGGTCGATGGACGGTGGCTGATCGTCAATAAGGTCTGGCACCGGCATGGCTAG